In Nocardia asteroides, a single genomic region encodes these proteins:
- a CDS encoding enoyl-CoA hydratase-related protein, with translation MPYLERRGDVFVLYLGSEEQNGADEENRFHPDVLARLNALLDEVEGSEGPAALVTTATGKFFSNGLHTDWLFANPGEMHGYLDSVHALYTRLLTFPLPTVAAVNGHAFGAGAMLATSHDFRVMRADRGYWSLPEIHLGMPFTVAMNALLTHRLTNQVAVKAMTTGHRFGADEAISAGIVDTKAGADSVLDIAVEQAAGLAANRKPNLAVIKRALHGAVLADLAAPTTPENLAFGV, from the coding sequence ATGCCTTATCTGGAGCGCCGGGGTGACGTGTTCGTGCTGTACCTGGGATCGGAGGAGCAGAACGGGGCGGACGAGGAGAACCGCTTCCACCCGGACGTGCTCGCCCGGCTGAACGCGCTGCTCGACGAGGTCGAGGGCTCCGAGGGGCCCGCGGCGCTTGTCACCACCGCCACCGGCAAGTTCTTCAGCAACGGCCTGCACACCGACTGGCTCTTCGCCAACCCCGGCGAGATGCACGGCTACCTGGACAGCGTGCACGCGCTCTACACGCGGCTGCTCACCTTCCCGCTGCCCACCGTCGCCGCGGTGAACGGCCACGCCTTCGGCGCGGGCGCCATGCTCGCCACGTCGCACGACTTCCGGGTCATGCGCGCCGACCGCGGCTACTGGTCGCTGCCCGAGATCCACCTCGGCATGCCCTTCACCGTCGCGATGAACGCGCTGCTCACGCACCGGCTCACCAACCAGGTCGCGGTCAAGGCGATGACCACCGGGCACCGCTTCGGCGCCGACGAGGCGATCTCGGCGGGGATCGTGGACACCAAGGCCGGGGCGGACAGCGTGCTCGATATCGCGGTCGAGCAGGCCGCGGGGCTCGCGGCCAACCGCAAGCCGAACCTCGCGGTCATCAAGCGCGCCCTGCACGGCGCCGTCCTGGCCGACCTCGCCGCCCCCACCACCCCGGAGAACCTCGCCTTCGGTGTTTGA
- a CDS encoding cytidine deaminase, whose translation MTIDWTALRANARDAMERAYAPYSRFPVGAAALAGDRVVTGCNVENVSYGLGLCAECVLVGTAVATGAGRLRAVSVCDSRGAILMPCGRCRQVLYEHGGAELLIDHPSGPKRLGELLPDAFGPDDLAAGERQR comes from the coding sequence ATGACGATCGACTGGACGGCCCTGCGCGCGAACGCACGCGACGCCATGGAACGAGCCTACGCGCCCTATTCGCGCTTCCCGGTCGGCGCGGCCGCGCTGGCCGGAGACCGGGTGGTCACCGGCTGCAACGTGGAGAACGTGTCCTACGGCCTCGGGCTGTGCGCGGAGTGCGTGCTGGTCGGCACTGCCGTCGCCACCGGCGCCGGGCGGCTGCGCGCGGTGTCGGTCTGCGACTCCAGGGGCGCGATCCTGATGCCGTGCGGCCGCTGCAGGCAGGTGCTCTACGAGCACGGCGGCGCGGAGCTGCTGATCGATCACCCGTCCGGGCCGAAACGCCTCGGCGAGCTGCTGCCCGACGCCTTCGGACCGGACGATCTCGCCGCGGGCGAGCGGCAGCGCTGA
- a CDS encoding YbaB/EbfC family nucleoid-associated protein, protein MSAEMDALVAKATSKLEALEAALHGLKQVRGRFATEDGAVEVEVDSDGALTALRLSEAVTGLSPAEVGRLIVWACRQAAEEAGGQRSKVVATLNESFAPEPAPGAAGGAGQAG, encoded by the coding sequence ATGAGCGCGGAGATGGACGCGCTGGTCGCGAAGGCGACCAGCAAGCTGGAGGCGTTGGAGGCGGCGCTGCACGGGCTGAAGCAGGTGCGCGGCCGGTTCGCCACCGAGGACGGCGCGGTCGAGGTCGAGGTGGACAGCGACGGCGCGCTCACCGCGCTGCGGCTCTCCGAGGCCGTCACCGGGCTCTCCCCCGCCGAGGTGGGCAGGCTCATCGTCTGGGCGTGCAGGCAGGCCGCGGAGGAGGCGGGCGGGCAGCGCTCGAAGGTCGTTGCGACACTGAACGAGTCGTTCGCCCCCGAGCCGGCTCCCGGTGCCGCGGGCGGGGCGGGGCAGGCGGGATAG
- a CDS encoding thymidine phosphorylase, whose protein sequence is MRALDAVSIITAKRDGGELADEQIDWVVDAYTRGAVADEQMAALAMAIVWRGLDRRETARWTAAMIASGQRMDFTDLPRPTVDKHSTGGVGDKITLPLTPLVAACGAAVPQLSGRGLGHTGGTLDKLEAIPGWQADIPVTRMRELLADPAIGAVICAAGAGLAPADRKLYALRDVTGTVESVPLLASSIMSKKIAEGTAALVLDVKVGAGAFLPDLDDARVLARTMVELGTDAGVRTTALLTDMAAPLGRTAGNALEVAESVEVLAGGGPEDVVALTLALAREMVAAAGLEADPAEVLASGRAMDHWRAMIAAQGGDPDAALPRAAHTETVTAAADGVLTRLDARAVGDAAWRLGAGRARQGDPVQAGAGVVMHAKPGERVRAGAPLFTLHTDTPDAFARARAALDNATTIDPEAGVAPAGPLILDRID, encoded by the coding sequence GTGAGGGCACTCGACGCGGTTTCGATCATCACGGCCAAGCGCGACGGCGGCGAGCTCGCCGACGAGCAGATCGACTGGGTCGTCGACGCCTACACCCGCGGCGCGGTGGCCGACGAGCAGATGGCCGCGCTGGCCATGGCGATCGTCTGGCGCGGGCTCGACCGCAGGGAGACGGCGCGCTGGACCGCCGCCATGATCGCCTCCGGGCAGCGAATGGACTTCACCGACCTGCCCCGGCCGACCGTGGACAAGCACTCCACCGGCGGGGTCGGGGACAAGATCACGCTCCCGCTCACGCCGCTGGTCGCGGCCTGCGGCGCGGCGGTGCCGCAGCTCTCCGGGCGCGGGCTCGGGCACACCGGCGGCACGCTGGACAAGCTGGAGGCGATCCCGGGCTGGCAGGCCGACATCCCGGTCACCCGGATGCGCGAGCTGCTGGCCGACCCGGCGATCGGCGCGGTGATCTGCGCGGCGGGCGCCGGGCTCGCCCCGGCGGACCGCAAGCTGTACGCGCTGCGCGATGTCACCGGGACGGTGGAGTCGGTGCCGCTGCTCGCCAGCTCGATCATGAGCAAGAAGATCGCCGAGGGCACCGCGGCGCTGGTGCTCGATGTCAAGGTCGGGGCGGGCGCCTTCCTGCCCGACCTGGACGACGCGCGGGTACTCGCCCGCACCATGGTCGAGCTCGGCACCGACGCCGGGGTGCGCACCACCGCCCTGCTCACCGACATGGCGGCCCCGCTCGGCCGCACCGCGGGCAATGCGCTCGAGGTCGCCGAATCGGTCGAGGTGCTCGCGGGCGGTGGCCCGGAGGACGTGGTCGCGCTGACCCTCGCGCTCGCCCGCGAGATGGTCGCCGCCGCCGGGCTGGAGGCCGACCCGGCCGAGGTCCTTGCCTCCGGGCGGGCGATGGACCACTGGCGGGCCATGATCGCCGCCCAGGGCGGTGACCCGGACGCCGCGCTGCCGCGCGCGGCGCACACCGAGACCGTCACCGCCGCCGCCGATGGTGTGCTCACCCGGCTCGACGCCCGCGCGGTCGGCGACGCCGCCTGGCGCCTCGGCGCGGGCCGGGCCCGCCAGGGCGATCCGGTGCAGGCGGGCGCGGGCGTGGTCATGCACGCCAAGCCCGGCGAGCGGGTCCGCGCGGGCGCCCCCCTCTTCACCCTGCACACCGACACCCCCGACGCCTTCGCCCGTGCCCGGGCCGCACTGGACAACGCCACCACCATCGACCCCGAAGCGGGCGTCGCCCCCGCGGGTCCCCTGATCCTCGATCGGATCGACTGA
- the upp gene encoding uracil phosphoribosyltransferase produces the protein MRTHTVDHPLAAALLTTLRDARTVNAEFRSALRDLTGILVYEALRDAPVIRFDVTTPVSIADGTRLAAPPLLVPVLRAGLGMVHAAAGFVPDARIGFVGMARDEATHQPVPYMESLPEDLSDVPVFVLDPMLATGGSMRHTLELLVARNARDITALCVVAAPEGIAALGDSGLPVRLVTAAIDTGLNADAFIVPGLGDAGDRQFGPR, from the coding sequence ATGCGCACCCACACCGTGGACCATCCGCTGGCCGCCGCACTGCTCACCACGCTGCGCGACGCGCGCACCGTGAACGCCGAGTTCCGCTCCGCGCTGCGCGATCTCACCGGGATCCTCGTCTACGAGGCGCTGCGCGACGCCCCGGTCATCCGGTTCGACGTCACCACCCCGGTCTCGATCGCCGACGGCACCCGGCTCGCCGCGCCGCCGCTGCTGGTCCCGGTGCTGCGCGCCGGGCTCGGCATGGTGCACGCCGCCGCGGGGTTCGTGCCGGACGCCAGGATCGGCTTCGTCGGCATGGCCCGCGACGAGGCGACGCACCAGCCGGTGCCCTACATGGAGTCGCTGCCGGAGGACCTCTCCGACGTGCCGGTCTTCGTGCTCGACCCGATGCTCGCCACCGGCGGCTCCATGCGGCACACGCTGGAACTGCTGGTGGCGCGGAACGCGCGCGACATCACCGCGCTCTGCGTGGTCGCCGCGCCGGAGGGCATCGCCGCGCTCGGCGACTCGGGGCTGCCGGTGCGGCTGGTGACCGCCGCCATCGACACCGGCCTGAACGCCGACGCCTTCATCGTCCCCGGCCTCGGCGACGCCGGCGACCGCCAGTTCGGGCCGCGTTGA
- a CDS encoding phospho-sugar mutase, with protein sequence MLRFGTAGLRGPLRDGPDGMNAVTVARATAGLAAWLRERCLGGGRVVVGRDARHGSAEFATVTAEILAAAGFPVTLLPEPLPTPVLAHAVRATGAVAGVQITASHNPPADNGYKVYLEGGAQLVAPADAEIERAIRAVTEPIPRTAVSPADGSALAAYLDRVAGIPERIGGPGERAPVRIALTPLHGVGGAVALRALAAAGFDDVHVVPEQFEPDPDFPTVAFPNPEEPGAADLLLSLAERVGADLAIALDPDADRCAVGLPGPDGWRMLRGDETGVLLGADVLRTAPADALVATTLVSSRLLGRVAAARGARYAETLTGFKWLARAGDGLVYAYEEAIGHCVDPAAVRDKDGVSAAVLTADLVARRRAAGSTLLADLDRFAVEFGVHAGDQVALRLADQQAAAAVVAALRAAPPERVAGAPVRYTDLAATRGPLRTDALVLEGAGDRIVIRPSGTEPKLKCYLEVVRPVPDATALADIRKAAAERLAALRDFCTALQPT encoded by the coding sequence ATGCTGCGCTTCGGCACCGCCGGGCTGCGCGGCCCACTGCGGGACGGGCCGGACGGCATGAACGCGGTGACCGTCGCGCGCGCCACCGCCGGGCTGGCCGCCTGGCTGCGCGAGCGCTGCCTCGGCGGCGGGCGCGTCGTCGTCGGCCGGGACGCCAGGCACGGGTCGGCGGAGTTCGCCACCGTGACCGCGGAGATCCTCGCCGCGGCCGGATTCCCGGTGACGCTGCTGCCGGAGCCGCTGCCGACCCCGGTGCTCGCGCACGCGGTGCGCGCGACCGGCGCGGTGGCCGGAGTGCAGATCACCGCCTCGCACAACCCGCCCGCGGACAACGGGTACAAGGTCTACCTGGAGGGCGGCGCCCAGCTGGTCGCCCCGGCCGACGCCGAGATCGAGCGCGCCATCCGGGCCGTCACCGAGCCGATCCCGCGGACCGCGGTATCCCCCGCCGACGGCAGTGCGCTCGCCGCGTACCTGGATCGGGTGGCCGGGATCCCGGAGCGGATCGGCGGGCCGGGCGAACGCGCGCCGGTGCGGATCGCGCTGACCCCGCTGCACGGCGTCGGCGGCGCGGTGGCGCTGCGCGCACTGGCCGCGGCGGGCTTCGACGACGTGCACGTGGTGCCCGAGCAGTTCGAGCCGGACCCGGACTTCCCCACCGTCGCCTTCCCCAACCCCGAGGAGCCGGGCGCGGCCGACCTGCTGCTCTCGCTGGCCGAGCGGGTCGGGGCTGACCTGGCGATCGCGCTCGACCCGGATGCCGACCGCTGCGCCGTCGGCCTGCCCGGCCCGGACGGCTGGCGCATGCTGCGCGGCGACGAGACCGGCGTGCTGCTCGGCGCCGACGTGCTGCGCACCGCCCCGGCGGACGCCCTGGTCGCGACCACCCTGGTCTCCTCCCGGCTGCTCGGCCGGGTGGCCGCCGCGCGCGGCGCCCGCTACGCCGAGACGCTCACCGGCTTCAAGTGGCTGGCCAGGGCCGGGGACGGGCTGGTCTACGCCTACGAGGAGGCCATCGGGCACTGCGTCGACCCGGCCGCCGTCCGGGACAAGGACGGCGTCTCCGCCGCCGTGCTCACCGCCGACCTGGTGGCGAGGCGCCGCGCCGCGGGCAGCACCCTGCTCGCCGACCTGGATCGCTTCGCCGTCGAGTTCGGCGTGCACGCGGGCGACCAGGTCGCGCTCCGCCTAGCCGACCAGCAGGCCGCGGCGGCCGTCGTCGCCGCGCTGCGCGCCGCCCCGCCGGAGCGGGTCGCGGGCGCGCCGGTGCGCTACACCGACCTGGCCGCCACCCGCGGCCCGCTGCGCACCGACGCCCTCGTCCTCGAGGGCGCCGGCGACCGGATCGTGATACGCCCCTCCGGCACCGAGCCCAAACTCAAGTGCTACCTCGAGGTCGTCCGCCCGGTCCCCGACGCCACCGCCCTAGCCGACATCAGAAAGGCCGCCGCCGAGCGCCTAGCCGCCCTCCGCGACTTCTGCACCGCCCTACAACCGACCTGA
- a CDS encoding purine-nucleoside phosphorylase gives MLAEEAAAVIAERTGVARHRVAVVLGSGWQDAAAEIGTPAASVPMPELPGFGMPTAQGHVGTVHSVRVGGADVLLLMGRQHLYEGYSPAEVVVPLTAAVAAGAETVLLTNAAGGIRDGMAVGEPVLIADHLNLTARTPLTGPAFVDLVNAWDPELRALAREVDPSLAEGVYAGLIGPQYETPAEIGMLRAIGADLVGMSTVLEAIAARALGVRLLGISLVTNLAAGVTGANLSHAEVLAEGNAAAPRLGKLLRGILERL, from the coding sequence ATGCTTGCCGAAGAGGCCGCCGCGGTGATCGCCGAGCGGACAGGGGTAGCGCGCCACCGCGTCGCGGTGGTGCTCGGGTCGGGCTGGCAGGACGCGGCCGCGGAGATCGGAACGCCGGCCGCGTCGGTGCCGATGCCGGAGCTACCCGGCTTCGGCATGCCGACCGCGCAGGGCCACGTCGGCACCGTGCACTCCGTGCGGGTCGGCGGCGCCGACGTGCTGCTGCTGATGGGCCGCCAGCACCTGTACGAGGGGTACTCCCCCGCCGAGGTGGTCGTCCCGCTGACCGCCGCCGTGGCGGCGGGCGCGGAGACCGTGCTGCTCACCAATGCCGCGGGCGGGATCAGGGACGGCATGGCCGTCGGCGAGCCGGTGCTCATCGCCGACCACCTCAACCTCACCGCCCGCACCCCGCTCACCGGCCCCGCCTTCGTCGACCTGGTGAACGCCTGGGATCCGGAGCTGCGCGCGCTGGCCCGCGAGGTCGACCCGAGCCTCGCCGAGGGGGTGTACGCCGGGCTGATCGGCCCGCAGTACGAGACGCCCGCCGAGATCGGGATGCTGCGCGCCATCGGCGCCGACCTGGTCGGCATGTCGACCGTGCTGGAGGCGATCGCGGCGCGCGCGCTCGGCGTCCGGCTGCTCGGGATCTCGCTGGTCACCAACCTGGCCGCCGGGGTGACCGGAGCCAACCTCTCGCACGCCGAGGTGCTGGCCGAGGGCAATGCCGCCGCACCGCGGCTCGGCAAGCTGCTGCGCGGCATCCTGGAGCGGCTCTAG
- the sdhC gene encoding succinate dehydrogenase, cytochrome b556 subunit — MTTIEAPAQPKRKTLYRGDPGMWSWALHRITGVTLFFFLFVHVLDTALVRVSPEAYNDTIETYKNPLVALMEMGLVVCVLFHALNGVRVILVDFWSQGPRYQKLMLWIILGVTAVLAGGAIGRMFFYLFTEH; from the coding sequence ATGACCACGATCGAAGCTCCGGCTCAGCCGAAGCGGAAGACGCTGTACCGAGGCGACCCCGGAATGTGGTCCTGGGCGCTGCATCGGATCACCGGCGTCACGCTGTTCTTCTTCCTTTTCGTCCACGTGCTGGACACGGCCCTCGTCCGGGTGAGCCCCGAGGCCTACAACGACACGATCGAGACCTACAAGAACCCGCTCGTCGCGCTCATGGAGATGGGACTCGTCGTCTGCGTGCTCTTCCACGCGCTGAACGGCGTGCGGGTCATCCTGGTCGACTTCTGGTCGCAGGGGCCGCGCTACCAGAAGCTGATGCTCTGGATCATCCTCGGCGTCACCGCGGTGCTGGCCGGCGGCGCCATCGGCCGGATGTTCTTCTACCTCTTCACGGAGCACTGA
- a CDS encoding C40 family peptidase — protein sequence MIDIDALAKPLVDLLNSFGSGVLPAGGPADALRATSAAVDRIHELGRTSINQVNTAWDGTAADATTAKALRVQTSAATISDSNTEMATVVNQAAAEVESGQKDLSGILQSFVSTATALGPAIATPPGITAVIGSAIDHINQAVGVVGRVQGELDTHTASMSGLTPPPSTSLASTLASSGIPQQLLSGASGVASSAGSLLSTVMNNPLVTEASKAATPSATTPSPSTTPSEPGAAAPTRDGVEITLPDGSKVEAPNEQAATAVQAALGTVGTPYVWGGNSPGAGLDCSGLTKYAYGEAGVELPRLAAEQGSGATQISAGDLMPGDLAIWDGHVAMVIGNGQFVEAGDPVQISSVRTENSGMDFYGFYRPTT from the coding sequence GTGATCGACATCGACGCACTGGCGAAACCGCTGGTCGACCTGCTGAATTCGTTCGGCTCCGGCGTGCTGCCCGCGGGCGGCCCGGCCGATGCGCTGCGCGCCACCTCCGCCGCGGTCGACCGGATCCACGAGCTCGGCCGCACCAGCATCAACCAGGTGAACACCGCGTGGGACGGCACCGCCGCCGACGCCACCACCGCCAAGGCGCTCCGGGTGCAGACCTCGGCCGCGACGATCTCGGACAGCAACACCGAGATGGCGACCGTGGTGAACCAGGCGGCCGCCGAGGTGGAGAGCGGGCAGAAGGATCTCAGCGGCATCCTGCAGTCCTTCGTCTCCACCGCCACCGCGCTCGGCCCCGCCATCGCCACCCCGCCCGGGATCACCGCGGTGATCGGCTCCGCCATCGACCACATCAACCAGGCGGTCGGCGTGGTCGGGCGGGTACAGGGCGAGCTGGACACGCACACCGCGAGCATGAGCGGGCTGACGCCGCCGCCGTCCACCTCGCTCGCCTCGACGCTGGCCTCGTCCGGGATTCCGCAGCAGCTGCTCTCCGGGGCCAGCGGGGTGGCGAGCAGCGCCGGGTCGCTGCTCAGCACCGTGATGAACAACCCGCTGGTCACCGAGGCGTCCAAGGCGGCGACGCCGTCGGCGACCACGCCGTCGCCGAGCACCACCCCGTCGGAGCCGGGCGCCGCGGCGCCGACCCGCGACGGCGTCGAGATCACGCTGCCGGACGGCAGCAAGGTCGAGGCGCCGAACGAGCAGGCCGCCACCGCGGTGCAGGCCGCGCTCGGCACGGTCGGCACCCCGTACGTCTGGGGCGGCAACTCCCCCGGCGCCGGGCTCGACTGCAGCGGCCTCACCAAGTACGCCTACGGCGAGGCCGGGGTCGAGCTGCCCCGGCTCGCGGCCGAGCAGGGCAGCGGCGCCACCCAGATCTCGGCGGGCGACCTCATGCCGGGCGACCTGGCGATCTGGGACGGGCACGTCGCGATGGTGATCGGCAACGGCCAGTTCGTCGAGGCCGGTGACCCGGTCCAGATCAGTTCGGTGCGAACGGAGAACTCGGGGATGGACTTCTACGGCTTCTACAGGCCGACCACGTGA
- a CDS encoding primosomal protein, producing the protein MASGDIVPIELGLTDGDLVTLWAPRWRDGDDEWEAFLGHEDSLYGFESVAELAAFIRTDSDNDLVEHPAWKVVAALSAAELEPEEEHSFDLVGVPELAAADPDSDTVAELEDTLEMVRNIGEVCELDTVTKFFGGNPVLGALPGGPNAFTGRDGEELWDQIGAAIAKGWDSVLDAIDGVVKSPEVDADAVAVAEAELLAAEENVVDADDAADSEEFEAVDLTKADDEDAEDSDDDEDESFWAEVGIDPVKIITADGTWFTLRCYLDDEPIFLGRDGSIAVFDSERALARHLADDHEHDLARVSTYDEVQTAATDGSLEVEVTDENVYVLPGLGDDLGEGPLTVDVDQLDLAVELFTDAADYAEDDAVEKALAPSTPLGWYVSYLLNPDPTRLAPSPPFQAEATAWRELETWFETKLDQRK; encoded by the coding sequence ATGGCTTCTGGAGACATCGTCCCGATCGAGCTCGGTCTGACCGATGGCGATCTCGTCACCCTCTGGGCACCGCGCTGGCGGGACGGTGACGACGAGTGGGAGGCGTTCCTCGGGCACGAGGACAGCCTGTACGGATTCGAGTCCGTCGCGGAGCTCGCCGCGTTCATCCGCACCGACTCCGACAACGATCTCGTCGAGCATCCGGCCTGGAAGGTCGTGGCCGCGCTGTCCGCGGCGGAGCTGGAGCCGGAGGAGGAGCACAGCTTCGACCTGGTCGGGGTGCCCGAGCTGGCCGCGGCCGACCCGGATTCCGACACCGTCGCCGAGCTGGAAGACACGCTCGAGATGGTGCGCAACATCGGCGAGGTCTGCGAGCTGGACACCGTCACCAAGTTCTTCGGCGGGAACCCGGTGCTCGGCGCGCTGCCCGGCGGGCCGAACGCCTTCACCGGGCGCGACGGCGAGGAGCTCTGGGACCAGATCGGCGCCGCCATCGCCAAGGGCTGGGACAGCGTGCTCGACGCCATCGACGGCGTGGTGAAGTCGCCCGAGGTGGATGCCGACGCGGTCGCGGTGGCCGAGGCCGAGCTGCTCGCCGCCGAGGAGAACGTGGTCGACGCCGACGACGCCGCGGACAGCGAGGAGTTCGAGGCCGTCGATCTGACCAAGGCCGACGACGAGGACGCCGAGGACAGCGACGACGACGAGGACGAGTCGTTCTGGGCCGAGGTCGGCATCGACCCGGTCAAGATCATCACCGCCGACGGCACCTGGTTCACCCTGCGCTGCTACCTCGACGACGAGCCGATCTTCCTCGGCCGCGACGGCTCCATCGCGGTCTTCGACTCGGAGCGCGCCCTGGCCAGGCACCTCGCCGACGACCACGAGCACGACCTGGCCCGGGTGAGCACCTACGACGAGGTGCAGACCGCGGCCACCGACGGCTCGCTGGAGGTCGAGGTCACCGACGAGAACGTCTACGTGCTCCCCGGTCTCGGCGACGACCTCGGCGAGGGCCCGCTCACCGTCGACGTCGACCAGCTCGACCTCGCCGTCGAGCTCTTCACCGACGCCGCCGACTACGCCGAGGACGACGCGGTGGAGAAGGCGCTCGCCCCCTCCACCCCGCTCGGCTGGTACGTCTCCTACCTGCTCAACCCGGACCCGACCCGGCTGGCCCCGAGCCCGCCGTTCCAGGCCGAGGCCACCGCGTGGCGCGAGCTGGAGACCTGGTTCGAGACCAAACTCGACCAGCGGAAGTGA
- a CDS encoding adenosine deaminase: MTGPMPLTLASIRRAPKALLHDHLDGGLRPATVLELAGECGYDELPAADAASLATWFRDAADSGSLERYLETFAHTVAVMQTPDGLRRVARECVEDLAADGVVYAEVRFAPEQHLARGLTLDEVVEHTLAGFREGEELVAAAGGRITVVCLLTAMRHAARSREIAELTVRFRDRGVGGFDIAGAEVGYPPTRHLDAFEYMRANSAHFTIHAGEAFGLPSIHEALAYCGCDRLGHGVRITDDISVPGSVADAQLGLVAKYVRDTRIPLELCPSSNVQTGAVPSLDKHPFDLLARLRFRVTVNTDNRLMSDTTMSKEMLKLVQTFGYGWSDLERFTINAMKSAFIPFPDRLKIIDDVIKPGYAVMLG; encoded by the coding sequence ATGACAGGACCGATGCCGCTCACCCTCGCCTCGATCCGCCGCGCGCCGAAGGCGCTGCTGCACGACCACCTGGACGGTGGCCTGCGCCCCGCAACGGTGCTCGAACTGGCAGGCGAGTGTGGCTACGACGAGCTACCGGCCGCCGACGCGGCGAGCCTCGCCACCTGGTTCCGCGATGCCGCCGACAGCGGTTCGCTGGAGCGCTACCTGGAGACCTTCGCGCACACCGTCGCCGTCATGCAGACCCCGGACGGGCTGCGCCGGGTCGCCCGCGAGTGCGTCGAGGACCTCGCCGCGGACGGCGTGGTCTACGCGGAGGTGCGCTTCGCGCCGGAGCAGCACCTGGCCCGCGGCCTCACCCTGGACGAGGTGGTCGAGCACACCCTGGCCGGCTTCCGCGAGGGCGAGGAGCTGGTCGCGGCGGCCGGCGGCCGGATCACCGTGGTCTGCCTGCTCACCGCCATGCGGCACGCGGCCCGCTCGCGCGAGATCGCCGAGCTCACCGTGCGCTTCCGGGACCGCGGCGTCGGCGGCTTCGACATCGCGGGCGCCGAGGTGGGGTACCCGCCCACCCGGCACCTGGACGCCTTCGAGTACATGCGGGCCAACAGCGCGCACTTCACCATCCACGCGGGCGAGGCATTCGGGCTGCCGTCGATCCACGAGGCGCTGGCCTACTGCGGCTGCGACCGGCTCGGCCACGGGGTGCGGATCACCGACGACATCTCCGTGCCCGGCTCGGTCGCCGACGCCCAGCTGGGGCTGGTGGCGAAGTACGTGCGGGACACGAGGATCCCGTTGGAGCTCTGTCCCTCGTCCAATGTGCAGACCGGCGCCGTCCCCTCGCTGGACAAGCACCCGTTCGACCTGCTCGCCCGGCTCCGCTTCCGGGTCACGGTGAACACCGACAACCGGCTGATGAGCGACACCACCATGAGCAAGGAGATGCTCAAGCTGGTGCAGACCTTCGGCTACGGCTGGAGCGATCTGGAGCGCTTCACCATCAACGCGATGAAGTCGGCGTTCATCCCGTTCCCGGACCGGCTGAAGATCATCGACGACGTGATCAAGCCGGGCTACGCGGTGATGCTCGGCTAG